In Gasterosteus aculeatus chromosome 15, fGasAcu3.hap1.1, whole genome shotgun sequence, a single genomic region encodes these proteins:
- the cln8 gene encoding protein CLN8: MDPEQRSGPPPRPGADHRLQLISLAFCVYAGIFLLSHLLSATLSRTYASLAAKEKVFWNLAATRAVFGVQGAAAGLRALTEDSAVTRDRTRGQEAWSWFNVLTATGFFVFENVALHASGAVFRSFDLPLATHHFFALSGFASLVVWDSTGHFLSMVTLLLEMSTPFTCISWMLLKAGYAHTLFWRANQWVMIHSFHCRMVLTYFMWWVFLTHWAEFSAHVALPPRLLLFTGLALLTFVINPIWTHKKTMQLLHPVDWNFGEKSAPPSGAAGGRPAASVKLHAS; encoded by the exons ATGGATCCCGAGCAGCGCTCCggccctcccccccgtcccggCGCGGACCACCGCCTCCAGCTCATCTCCCTGGCCTTCTGCGTCTACGCGggcatcttcctcctctcccacctGCTGTCCGCCACGCTGTCCCGCACCTACGCCTCGCTGGCGGCCAAGGAGAAGGTCTTCTGGAACCTCGCGGCGACGCGCGCGGTGTTCGGCGTCCAGGGCGCCGCGGCCGGCCTGCGGGCCCTGACCGAGGACTCGGCCGTGACCAGAGACCGGACGCGGGGGCAGGAGGCCTGGTCGTGGTTCAACGTGCTGACGGCCACCGGCTTCTTCGTGTTCGAGAACGTGGCGCTCCACGCCTCCGGCGCGGTGTTCCGCTCCTTCGACCTCCCGCTGGCCACGCACCATTTCTTCGCGCTGTCGGGGTTCGCGTCGTTGGTGGTTTGGGATTCCACGGGACACTTCCTGTCCATGGtgacgctgctgctggagatgaGCACGCCGTTCACCTGTATCTCCTGGATGCTACTGAAG GCTGGCTACGCACACACCTTGTTCTGGAGAGCCAACCAGTGGGTGATGATCCACTCGTTCCACTGTCGAATGGTGCTCACCTACTTCATGTGGTGGGTGTTCTTGACCCACTGGGCAGAGTTCAGCGCCCACGTGGCGCTTCCCCCCCGCCTGCTCCTGTTCACTGGGCTCGCTCTGCTGACGTTTGTCATCAACCCCATCTGGACGCACAAGAAGACCATGCAGCTGCTCCACCCTGTGGACTGGAACTTTGGCGAGAAGAGCGCGCCCCCGtcgggggccgcgggggggcgGCCTGCGGCGTCCGTCAAACTGCACGCCAGCTGA